The Apibacter raozihei genome contains a region encoding:
- the arfB gene encoding alternative ribosome rescue aminoacyl-tRNA hydrolase ArfB, with the protein MRNFSSEIKYRTARSGGKGGQNVNKVETMVEAIWIVKNSLFFSEEEKERIHLKLVNRINKDGELLVRSSESRSQLENKEIATKKIIELVDVSLYIPKSRRPSRRTKSSIEKRLSFKKKVSEIKKLRNKNNW; encoded by the coding sequence ATGCGTAATTTCAGTTCAGAAATAAAGTACAGGACAGCACGAAGCGGAGGAAAGGGAGGTCAAAACGTTAATAAAGTTGAGACAATGGTAGAAGCTATATGGATTGTAAAAAATTCCCTGTTTTTTTCCGAAGAAGAGAAAGAGCGTATTCATTTAAAATTGGTTAACCGCATTAATAAAGATGGCGAGTTATTAGTAAGAAGCTCTGAAAGCAGATCGCAATTGGAGAATAAAGAAATAGCAACAAAAAAAATCATTGAACTTGTAGATGTATCTCTTTACATACCTAAAAGCAGAAGACCTTCCAGAAGAACCAAATCATCTATTGAGAAAAGGCTTTCTTTCAAGAAAAAAGTTTCTGAAATAAAAAAGTTAAGAAATAAAAATAATTGGTAG
- the ccsB gene encoding c-type cytochrome biogenesis protein CcsB — MKKILALLFSTKTTAVMLVIYAVSMACATFVENDYGTPTAKALIYNAKWFELVMLILILNFIGNMQKYQLWKLKKWPILVFHLAFIFIFIGGAITRYISYEGTMHIRQGEKSNEVISEATFFKVQIANAQGETRAYQDVPFTLTSKNIPILLKPFQKDFKAQYDFYGKKVRVKTIDYIPRAQDSVQFSNTGKPILHIVTIGEGGRENVYIEEGSARQVQNATISFNAPMPQAINITIKNGEMSLTSPMMGRRLIMATQEEVAVDGEDKIQQLHLASLYQFPNASFVVPQPPKQGKIIYFEGDKNKNQSSPDLIFMEVSTDKETQNISFYGKKGMTGVQKQVLLDNLLVSVGYGAKIYKTEPFYLKLDEFIMERYPGSNSPSSYESKVSIIDEGKETPYKIYMNHILNYKGYRFFQSSFDQDLKGTILSVNHDFWGTTVTYIGYALLILGMFVTLFWKGTRFWKLNDQLKKISQNKKTYLILLLLSSLLLSSQTIDMHGTEDGKIKKETVIKNSNDTHVHSDGTVHSNNEIYTPEVEPTAENAHNHPKQEKSSSIPATPLDPKIFAESIKIPKEHSDKFGSLLVQSFDGRIEPVNTLALEILRKLHKSNNFYNLDANQFLISISIDPMSWAQVPLIKIGNRGGDELKKRVKADDEGYTTLINLYPAGSDGSPRFILEEDFKKAFAKKPADQSNYDKEVIEINDKLQVMEALIAGLYLRFIPLQNDPNHTWTSWITSDFKENDIALDLIGGYFKSVISAEETGNWGTADKQLQVVSEYQHKWGGQVIPSEAKVKWEIRYNNWDVFFKMMILYAIVGTLLLIVAFAKLFLIKLKTISIFEYILLGIIFLGFIIHGLGLGVRWFVSGHEPWSNGYEAVMFISWIGVLAGFLLYKNRNGFIPAAGCLVAVILMGFAHGGDQMNPQITPLVPVLKSYWLMIHVAVITSSYGFFGLSALIGTVVLLLFIINNKRISHKVEDSIRELTIVNEISLAIGIFLLTIGTFLGGIWANESWGRYWSWDPKETWAFISVIIYAVVLHLRLVPGWRGRYIFNLLSLLAFSSVIMTYFGVNYYLSGLHSYAQGDPVPIPLWVYIVIVIVIILAIVSYILHNRNFKEVKKV; from the coding sequence ATGAAGAAAATTCTTGCTCTATTATTTTCTACGAAAACAACAGCAGTTATGCTTGTTATCTATGCGGTATCAATGGCTTGTGCCACCTTCGTTGAGAATGACTACGGTACACCTACAGCCAAAGCACTAATATATAATGCCAAATGGTTTGAGTTAGTAATGCTGATACTTATTTTAAATTTTATTGGGAATATGCAAAAATATCAGTTATGGAAACTTAAAAAATGGCCGATTCTCGTTTTTCACCTTGCATTTATTTTCATTTTTATTGGCGGTGCAATTACTCGTTACATTAGCTATGAAGGAACTATGCACATTCGTCAAGGTGAGAAAAGTAATGAAGTAATTTCAGAGGCAACATTTTTTAAAGTTCAAATAGCCAATGCACAAGGAGAAACAAGAGCTTATCAAGATGTACCCTTTACACTGACCTCAAAAAATATTCCCATACTGTTAAAACCTTTTCAAAAAGATTTTAAAGCTCAATACGATTTTTACGGAAAGAAAGTCAGAGTTAAAACTATTGACTATATACCTAGGGCACAGGATTCCGTTCAATTTTCAAATACTGGAAAACCCATTCTTCACATTGTAACTATTGGTGAAGGGGGAAGAGAAAACGTGTATATAGAAGAAGGTTCAGCAAGACAGGTTCAAAATGCAACCATTAGTTTCAATGCACCCATGCCTCAAGCTATTAATATAACCATAAAAAATGGTGAGATGTCACTTACCTCGCCTATGATGGGTAGACGCTTAATTATGGCAACACAAGAAGAAGTAGCTGTTGATGGAGAAGATAAAATCCAACAGTTACATTTAGCGAGTTTATATCAGTTTCCCAATGCAAGTTTTGTTGTTCCCCAGCCACCCAAACAAGGTAAAATTATATATTTTGAAGGAGATAAAAATAAAAACCAGAGTTCCCCTGATTTAATATTTATGGAAGTTTCAACTGATAAAGAAACCCAAAATATTTCATTTTATGGTAAAAAAGGAATGACTGGAGTTCAAAAGCAGGTTTTATTAGACAACTTACTAGTTTCAGTAGGATATGGAGCTAAAATATATAAAACAGAACCATTCTATTTGAAACTGGATGAATTTATCATGGAACGATATCCGGGAAGTAATAGTCCCTCTTCTTACGAATCTAAAGTTTCAATAATTGATGAAGGTAAAGAAACTCCTTACAAAATATACATGAATCATATTCTTAATTATAAAGGATATCGTTTTTTCCAGTCTAGCTTTGATCAGGATTTAAAAGGAACCATTCTTTCCGTTAATCACGATTTCTGGGGGACTACTGTGACTTATATAGGATATGCTTTACTTATTTTAGGAATGTTTGTTACCCTATTTTGGAAAGGGACACGTTTCTGGAAATTGAATGATCAATTGAAAAAGATTTCACAAAATAAGAAAACATACCTAATTTTATTACTGTTAAGTAGTTTATTATTATCTTCTCAGACCATAGATATGCATGGAACAGAAGATGGAAAAATAAAAAAAGAAACAGTTATAAAAAATTCTAACGATACTCATGTTCATTCTGATGGAACCGTACATAGTAACAATGAAATTTATACTCCCGAAGTAGAACCTACAGCAGAAAATGCTCACAACCATCCTAAACAGGAAAAAAGTTCTTCAATTCCGGCAACACCGTTGGATCCGAAAATCTTTGCAGAAAGCATTAAAATACCCAAAGAACATTCGGATAAATTTGGTTCACTTTTAGTTCAGTCATTTGACGGAAGAATTGAACCTGTAAATACATTAGCTCTTGAAATACTAAGAAAACTACATAAAAGTAATAACTTCTATAATCTGGATGCAAACCAGTTTTTAATATCTATATCTATAGATCCTATGAGTTGGGCGCAAGTTCCTTTAATAAAAATAGGTAACAGGGGCGGAGATGAGCTCAAAAAACGTGTTAAAGCTGATGATGAAGGATATACAACTTTAATTAACTTATATCCTGCAGGTTCAGATGGAAGTCCACGATTTATTTTAGAAGAAGATTTCAAAAAAGCCTTTGCTAAAAAACCAGCAGATCAATCCAATTATGATAAAGAAGTAATAGAAATTAATGATAAGTTACAAGTAATGGAAGCATTAATAGCTGGTTTGTACTTACGTTTTATTCCTCTACAAAATGATCCGAATCATACCTGGACTTCGTGGATAACTTCAGACTTTAAGGAAAATGATATTGCTTTAGATCTGATAGGAGGTTACTTCAAATCAGTAATTAGTGCTGAAGAAACAGGAAATTGGGGAACTGCAGATAAACAGCTTCAGGTTGTTTCAGAATATCAGCATAAATGGGGAGGACAAGTGATTCCTTCTGAAGCTAAAGTGAAATGGGAGATTAGATACAACAACTGGGATGTATTTTTTAAGATGATGATTTTGTATGCTATTGTTGGTACATTGTTGCTAATAGTAGCTTTTGCAAAACTATTTTTGATAAAGCTGAAAACTATTTCAATTTTTGAGTACATATTGCTTGGAATTATATTTTTAGGATTTATTATACATGGTCTTGGATTAGGAGTTCGGTGGTTTGTATCCGGACATGAACCTTGGTCTAATGGATATGAAGCTGTTATGTTTATAAGCTGGATAGGAGTATTAGCCGGATTTTTACTTTATAAAAACCGCAACGGATTTATTCCGGCTGCAGGATGTTTGGTAGCAGTAATTTTAATGGGATTTGCACATGGTGGAGACCAGATGAATCCGCAGATTACTCCGCTGGTTCCGGTATTAAAATCGTATTGGCTGATGATACATGTAGCAGTAATTACCTCTAGCTACGGATTTTTTGGACTGAGTGCACTCATAGGAACTGTTGTATTACTCTTATTTATAATTAATAACAAGAGAATATCACACAAAGTAGAAGATTCAATAAGAGAATTAACTATTGTAAACGAAATATCTTTAGCCATTGGTATATTTCTTTTAACTATAGGTACATTTTTAGGAGGTATTTGGGCAAATGAAAGTTGGGGGCGTTATTGGAGTTGGGATCCCAAAGAAACCTGGGCCTTTATTTCCGTTATTATTTATGCTGTTGTATTGCATTTAAGATTAGTACCCGGTTGGCGAGGCAGATATATTTTCAACTTACTTTCCTTACTTGCATTTTCTTCAGTTATTATGACTTATTTTGGTGTTAACTACTATTTATCCGGTCTTCATTCCTATGCACAAGGTGATCCGGTTCCAATACCTTTATGGGTGTATATTGTTATAGTAATCGTAATTATTTTGGCTATAGTTTCATATATATTGCATAATCGAAACTTCAAAGAAGTAAAAAAAGTTTAA
- a CDS encoding DUF4290 domain-containing protein — translation MEYNTQRKKLIIPEYGRHIQQLVDHCLTIEEDEERNKFARSIIEVMGDLNPHLRDVPDFQHKLWDQLFIMSEFKLQVESPYPIPTHAELNVPPKKMEYPANESKYRYYGTNVKKMIDVARTWEDGDMKDGLKYAIANQMKKNYLKWNKDQVEDEVIFNHLEELSDGNLKANEGESLMHVVIQNNHNSYSNNNSSYSNNKNKNRNNNNNNNNNNNNNRNNNTNNNNYKNKNKNNNNNYLKKNNK, via the coding sequence ATGGAGTACAATACTCAAAGAAAAAAATTAATTATTCCGGAATACGGAAGACATATTCAACAGTTAGTCGATCATTGTCTGACTATTGAAGAAGATGAAGAGAGAAATAAATTCGCAAGATCTATAATAGAAGTAATGGGAGATTTAAATCCACATCTAAGGGATGTTCCCGATTTTCAACACAAGTTGTGGGATCAGCTCTTTATAATGTCTGAATTTAAGTTGCAAGTTGAATCTCCGTATCCCATACCTACACATGCCGAATTAAACGTTCCTCCGAAAAAAATGGAATATCCGGCAAACGAATCCAAATACAGATATTACGGAACAAATGTTAAAAAAATGATTGATGTTGCCAGAACATGGGAAGATGGTGATATGAAAGACGGGTTAAAATATGCCATTGCCAATCAAATGAAAAAAAATTACCTGAAGTGGAATAAAGATCAGGTAGAAGATGAAGTGATATTCAATCATTTAGAAGAATTATCAGATGGGAATCTTAAAGCCAATGAAGGAGAATCTTTAATGCATGTAGTTATTCAGAATAATCATAATAGCTATAGTAACAACAATTCCAGTTATTCTAATAATAAAAATAAGAACAGAAATAACAATAACAATAACAATAATAATAATAATAATAACAGGAATAATAACACTAATAACAATAACTACAAAAATAAAAACAAGAATAATAACAACAATTATTTAAAAAAAAATAATAAGTAA
- a CDS encoding M42 family metallopeptidase, with protein MKDSIINKKSIKFLEKYLNTPSPTGAESEGQKVWIDYIKPYVDVIQTDNYGTAYGVINPKAKYKVVIEAHADEISWFVNYITEEGLIYVVRNGGSDHMIAPSKKVNIHTKKGLVEGVFGWPAIHTRNYTGVEEAPKVETIWVDCGASSKKEVEDLGIHVGCIITYPDEFFILNDSYFVCRALDNRVGGFMIAEVARLLKENNDKLSYGLYITNSVQEEVGLRGAEMITQTIKPDVAIVTDVTHDTTTPMIDKKKHGEIKCGSGPVISYAPAIQNNLRELIIESSEKNNIPFQRNACSRVTGTDTDAFAYSNGGIPSALISLPLRYMHTTVEMVHKNDVENVIKMIYYSLKNIKNEQSFKYL; from the coding sequence ATGAAAGATAGTATAATAAATAAAAAATCGATAAAATTTTTAGAAAAATATCTCAATACTCCATCTCCAACCGGTGCTGAAAGTGAAGGTCAAAAAGTATGGATAGATTACATCAAACCTTATGTAGATGTTATTCAAACAGATAATTATGGTACCGCTTATGGGGTCATAAATCCTAAAGCAAAATACAAAGTAGTTATAGAGGCTCATGCAGATGAAATATCCTGGTTTGTTAATTATATTACTGAGGAAGGTTTGATCTATGTTGTCAGAAATGGAGGTTCTGATCATATGATAGCTCCTTCTAAAAAAGTAAACATACATACTAAAAAAGGATTGGTTGAAGGTGTTTTTGGTTGGCCAGCAATTCATACAAGAAATTATACTGGGGTTGAGGAAGCTCCTAAGGTAGAAACTATATGGGTTGACTGCGGTGCTTCTTCTAAAAAAGAAGTGGAAGATTTAGGAATCCATGTTGGGTGTATTATAACTTACCCAGATGAATTTTTCATTTTGAATGATTCCTATTTTGTTTGCCGGGCATTAGACAATCGTGTGGGTGGATTTATGATTGCTGAAGTAGCCCGTTTACTTAAAGAAAATAATGATAAACTTAGTTACGGTTTATATATAACAAATTCAGTTCAGGAAGAAGTAGGACTTAGAGGAGCTGAAATGATTACTCAGACAATTAAACCCGATGTTGCTATTGTTACGGACGTAACTCATGATACTACAACACCTATGATAGATAAAAAGAAACATGGGGAAATAAAATGTGGTAGTGGTCCTGTAATATCTTATGCACCAGCAATTCAAAATAATTTACGGGAACTGATTATTGAATCTTCTGAAAAAAATAATATTCCTTTTCAAAGGAATGCCTGTAGCCGTGTAACCGGAACAGATACTGATGCGTTTGCCTATTCCAACGGTGGAATTCCTTCAGCTCTTATATCCCTTCCTTTGCGCTATATGCACACTACAGTAGAAATGGTTCATAAAAATGATGTGGAAAACGTTATTAAAATGATTTATTATTCTTTGAAAAATATTAAAAACGAACAAAGTTTTAAATACTTATAA
- a CDS encoding DUF4294 domain-containing protein, whose translation MKLTVLIKVFFLFIFSLYKAQEVLPLSENQDSISNYSFDPEKIIKEEATDFKSYEDSISIDLKLINVSSLPKFNNQLDRYQYNRLKKKVYNLYPYLELAVKEYNNLQDSIKLDNNSSDFKKYIKKRQKELSEKYETQLKKLTKSEGKIFSKLMYRSTGKSVYDIIKELKNGWSAFWWNAKAGAFDIDLKEPFDPYHIRDDAYVESILIRAYEFGDLKPIVGSKNQIQ comes from the coding sequence ATGAAACTCACTGTATTAATAAAGGTTTTCTTTTTATTTATTTTCAGCTTATATAAAGCACAGGAAGTTTTACCGCTATCTGAAAATCAAGATTCAATATCTAATTATTCCTTTGATCCTGAAAAAATTATTAAAGAAGAAGCGACAGATTTTAAATCATATGAAGATAGTATATCTATTGATCTTAAATTAATTAATGTCTCAAGTCTTCCTAAATTTAACAATCAATTAGACAGATACCAGTATAATCGATTAAAAAAGAAAGTATACAATCTATACCCCTATTTGGAATTAGCCGTAAAAGAATACAATAACTTACAAGATTCAATTAAGTTAGATAATAATAGTTCTGATTTTAAAAAATATATAAAAAAAAGGCAGAAGGAACTTTCAGAAAAATACGAAACACAATTGAAGAAATTAACAAAGTCTGAAGGTAAAATTTTTTCTAAACTCATGTACAGATCTACAGGTAAAAGTGTTTATGACATTATTAAAGAATTAAAAAACGGATGGTCTGCATTTTGGTGGAATGCTAAAGCAGGAGCATTTGATATAGATTTAAAAGAACCTTTTGATCCTTATCATATCAGAGATGATGCTTATGTTGAATCTATACTGATAAGAGCCTACGAATTTGGTGATTTAAAACCAATTGTAGGATCAAAAAACCAAATTCAATAA